The sequence GAATGGGCCTGAATGGGAAGTGCGAGACCGGCCAGCCCCAGGTTTTCCAGGAAGCCCAAATTGAACAATTTCGGGCTTATCCAACTCCTAGGGAGGGCAGGGCGCGACCAAGGAACAGCGCCCCGAGACGAACGGCGCAGGGCATTGTCTTCACACTTCTGTTTCCGCTCCAGAGGGGGCCTCTACTAGGCCAACTGTAGAAACCTAGATTCCCTCTTAAGATCCACGCGACCGGTGCCTGCTACCCGCGTGCTTGCTGGGGCCCCCTTGCCCCATAATCCTTGGCTATAGTCGCCCGTGTGTTTTCACCCCGGTCGGGTGGACGTCGGCTTCCAGCCTTCGGGGTGGGTAAGAGTGGGTATTGAGTTGGCCAGGGGCAGCCATTTTGAGACAGATGAGCACGGAAGGGACCATATTGAGAACTCTGGATGCCTGGGGCCGCCATTTTAAGTGTGGGCCCGGCTGAGAAGCCCTGTACGGTGAAACGCAGTGACGTGCGGCCACCATACTGGCGCGGGTCCCATGGCGGCGGCCATCTTGGAAGGAGAACTGCTGTGGGCGCGGCCATCTTAGCAATAAAACCGGCCCCTTCTCAGGAACTGGAACCAAGCTCCTCCCTTTTCCCTGGTTTCCTTCAGTCTGCGACTGTCTTCCCGAGTCTCTCTCTAAATCCACCCAGTTcgatctgttttcattttcacttgtcttcATTGCTCTcctagtgtgtgtgcgtgtgaagGCGTGAATGCTCTCCGTGGCCTCTAAGTGTCTGTTGTAACTTAATTCTTCCACTTGAGACGCTCTCTCGTGCCCGCCATCCCCTGCAACCCCGCGGATCTCCGATCCTAGACAGTGCCTAACCCGCTTTGACTGGCCCTGCTCTCTGGTTATGGCAAGCCTTTCTACCTGCCGCACCCACCACCACATCTATTGACTGATGATCCTCTCCCCCAAGAACGCTAACACAGGAGCTGTCCTCTGAGACTGTATGACTTTATTCTTCAAATGGCTTTGCCCTTCCAATAGCTCCAGGTGAGACTGAGAGCCATCCCTCTCTCCATTGTCTGACCGGGTCACAGAGGGAAGCGGGCAGGATGCTGGCAGTTTGACAGCCCTTCTGGGGATGGAACTAAGGGTGCCCCGAGTTAGGGGGTGCTCTGGGTCTGGTTAGTGGGTGAGGAAATGGGGACGGCAGATAGGTGAGGGAGGGCTTTGTGCTTCAGATAACCTCACAGGGTTGGGCCAGGGCTAAGGATGGGATTCAGGGACCCTCAGGAGCTCATTATAGCTACTGACCTAAGTAAggaagggctggggtgagggaaaGATGAAGAGTTATGAGGAGGGACAGGACAGCTCAGAGGAGGGCACAGAAGAATTTCTTCTCCCGGAAGGGGTTCTCCGAAGTGGGCACAGGGGTGATGAGGGGGTCCTCACAGGCGTGGGCATCACAATAAGTCATCAGGTCTGCTGCTGCCTTGGACACCTGGGGCACAGTCAGGAGGGGAATTGTCAGGCAGAAACCCTGAAAATGGactgcagcctccctccccaaatAGGTTATCTTTTGTCATCTCTCGGGCTCCTTAGGACAGTCTTCTCTTCCCTCATCACCCACAGAGGCCTGGGGCCAGCTCTCCTTATAGATCCCAAGACTCCTCCCCTGATCTCAGGGAGTCAAGGAAAGAAAGTATCTCTTATCCCGAGGTCTGGGAACCTACAATACACCTGGGCCAACTGATGTGATCCAGGATCCCACCCACCTTAATCCGGCACAAGCTGGCCTCAATCTTAAGCTGTTCCACCATCTTGCGGGCTTGCCCAATACTCATAGTGCTGTTCACAGGGGTCTCCCCTTTCATCctgaagaaaagagagacagcTCAGAACATTATGGGGTCTGGGCACAGTCTCAGCTGAAGGCCCCTTTTCGTGCTTACTCCTTACCAACCTTCACAAGGCTGGGTCATGTGCCCCAATATTTTACCCCCCTCTTATGATCTTTTCCATCCCTGTCTTCCTCAGCTACGGAAATGGAAAGATGGGATGAGATGCTCCCCA is a genomic window of Camelus bactrianus isolate YW-2024 breed Bactrian camel chromosome 10, ASM4877302v1, whole genome shotgun sequence containing:
- the GNG3 gene encoding guanine nucleotide-binding protein G(I)/G(S)/G(O) subunit gamma-3, translated to MKGETPVNSTMSIGQARKMVEQLKIEASLCRIKVSKAAADLMTYCDAHACEDPLITPVPTSENPFREKKFFCALL